A genomic region of Ornithorhynchus anatinus isolate Pmale09 chromosome 7, mOrnAna1.pri.v4, whole genome shotgun sequence contains the following coding sequences:
- the LRRC15 gene encoding leucine-rich repeat-containing protein 15 — MELKHYVSLLVGLQAVGLGAAYYCPTECTCSKTSQVECTGARIIQVPSPLPWNAMSLQILNTHITELTESPFLNISALIALRIEKNELSQITPGAFRNLGSLRYLSLSNNKLQMLPNGLFQNLGNLESLLLSSNQLLQIHPSQFSHFSNLKELQLHGNNLEYIPDGVFDHCGGLTKLNLGKNSLSQLSPRVFQRLGKLQVLRLYENRIAEIPMGTFDGLGDLQELALQQNQIGQLSPGLFHNNRNLQKLYLSNNQISSLPQGIFLHLPELNRLTLFGNSLKEIGPGVFGPMHNLRELWLYDNHISSIPDNAFSSLSQLQVLILSRNQISFISPGAFNGLLELRELSLHTNALQNLDGNVFRVLTNLQNISLQNNRLRALPGNLFANINGLLTLQLQNNQLENLPVGMFNHLGHLTEIRLYDNPWRCDSGIIPLRNWLVVNRLRLGTEDLPVCYSPATSRGQSIIVINVEMVVPSVPGGPDFTNAPTYPDTTAVSYTTEFTTVLDGETDLTTIYPTEDHRSGGMTQAQSGMAIAAIVIGCIALACSLAACIFCCCCKKRSHAVLMQMKGPNEC; from the coding sequence ATGGAGCTGAAGCACTATGTTTCCTTACTCGTCGGCTTGCAAGCCGTCGGCTTGGGGGCCGCCTATTACTGCCCGACGGAATGCACGTGCTCCAAAACTTCCCAAGTGGAATGCACTGGAGCCAGAATTATACAagtgccctcccctctgccatgGAATGCCATGAGCCTGCAGATTCTCAACACGCACATCACCGAGCTGACAGAGTCTCCTTTCCTGAACATCTCGGCCCTCATCGCCCTGCGGATCGAGAAGAACGAGCTGTCGCAGATCACGCCGGGGGCCTTCCGCAACCTGGGCTCTCTGAGGTATCTCAGCCTCTCCAACAACAAGCTCCAGATGCTCCCCAACGGCCTCTTCCAAAACCTGGGGAACCTGGAGTCCCTCCTGCTCTCGAGCAACCAGCTCCTGCAGATCCACCCCTCCCAGTTTTCTCATTTTAGCAACCTCAAGGAGCTCCAGCTCCACGGCAACAACCTGGAGTACATTCCCGACGGGGTCTTCGACCACTGCGGGGGGCTCACCAAGCTGAACCTGGGGAAGAACAGCCTCTCTCAACTGTCCCCCAGGGTCTTCCAGCGACTGGGGAAGCTCCAGGTCCTCCGCTTGTACGAGAACAGGATCGCCGAGATCCCCATGGGGACGTTCGATGGGCTGGGAGACCTCCAGGAGCTGGCGCTCCAGCAGAATCAGATCGGGCAGCTCTCCCCCGGCCTCTTCCACAACAACCGGAACTTACAAAAGCTCTATCTGTCCAACAACCAAATCTCCTCCCTACCCCAGGGCATCTTCCTGCACCTCCCGGAACTCAACAGGCTGACCCTCTTTGGGAACTCCCTGAAGGAGATCGGGCCGGGGGTGTTCGGGCCCATGCACAACCTCCGGGAGCTGTGGCTGTACGACAACCACATCTCGTCCATCCCGGACAACGCCTTCAGCAGCCTGTCCCAGCTGCAGGTGCTGATCCTCAGCCGGAACCAGATCAGCTTCATCTCGCCGGGGGCCTTCAACGGCCTGTTGGAGCTCCGGGAGCTCTCCCTCCACACCAATGCGCTCCAGAATCTGGACGGCAACGTCTTCCGCGTGTTGAccaaccttcagaacatctccctGCAGAACAACAGGCTGCGGGCCCTGCCCGGGAACCTGTTCGCAAATATCAACGGCCTCCTGACCCTCCAGCTGCAGAACAACCAGTTGGAGAACCTCCCCGTAGGCATGTTCAACCACCTGGGCCACCTGACTGAAATCCGGTTGTacgacaacccctggaggtgcgACTCGGGCATCATTCCTCTGAGGAACTGGCTCGTGGTCAACAGGCTCAGGCTGGGGACCGAAGACCTCCCGGTCTGCTACAGCCCAGCTACCTCCAGGGGCCagtccatcatcgtcatcaacgtGGAGATGGTCGTGCCCAGCGTCCCCGGCGGCCCGGACTTCACCAACGCGCCCACCTACCCCGACACGACGGCCGTCTCCTACACGACGGAGTTCACCACTGTTTTGGATGGCGAGACGGACCTGACCACCATCTACCCGACTGAGGATCACAGGTCTGGGGGCATGACCCAGGCTCAGAGCGGGATGGCGATTGCTGCCATCGTCATCGGGTGCATTGCCCTGGCCTGCTCCTTGGCAGCCTGTATCTTCTGCTGTTGCTGCAAGAAGAGGAGCCACGCCGTCCTGATGCAAATGAAGGGACCAAACGAATGTTAG